One Vitis riparia cultivar Riparia Gloire de Montpellier isolate 1030 chromosome 4, EGFV_Vit.rip_1.0, whole genome shotgun sequence genomic window carries:
- the LOC117912418 gene encoding indole-3-pyruvate monooxygenase YUCCA6-like: MDFLREIEGKRAHDPIFNDKAMSSGRSFIPGPVIVGAGPSGLATAACLKEKGVPSVILERSNRIASLWQLNTYDRLCLHLPKQFCELPLMPFPENFPTYPTKQQFIEYLEAYAERFDIRPRFNESVARAEYDHTLGFWRVKTETTEYVCRWLIVATGENAEAMVPEIEGRRKFGGPMVHTSSYKSGDVYRGKRVLVVGCGNSGMEVCLDLCNHNARPSLVVRDSVHILPRQMLGKSTFGLSMWLLKWLPMRLVDHLLLIVSRFMLGDTAKFGLDRPKLGPLELKNLSGKTPVLDVGTLAKIKSGDIKICPGIRQLKCHAVEFVDGRTENFDAIIFATGYKSNVPFWLKERDLFSEKDGLPRRPFPNGWKGNCGLYAVGFTKRGLLGASMDAKRISEDIERCWKADAKRLTVKSHT, from the exons ATGGACTTTCTCAGAGAAATAGAAGGGAAGAGAGCTCATGACCCTATTTTTAATGACAAGGCCATGAGCTCCGGCAGAAGTTTCATTCCAGGACCGGTGATCGTCGGAGCTGGACCGTCGGGGCTGGCCACGGCTGCGTGCCTGAAAGAGAAAGGAGTGCCCAGTGTAATTCTAGAGAGATCCAACCGCATAGCTTCTCTGTGGCAGCTAAATACCTACGATCGACTCTGCCTCCATCTCCCTAAGCAGTTCTGCGAACTCCCGCTGATGCCTTTCCCGGAGAATTTCCCGACTTACCCAACTAAGCAGCAGTTTATAGAGTACTTGGAGGCATACGCGGAGCGGTTCGATATACGGCCAAGGTTCAACGAGTCGGTGGCGCGTGCAGAGTACGACCACACGCTTGGGTTTTGGCGCGTGAAAACCGAGACAACGGAATATGTGTGCCGATGGCTGATAGTGGCCACCGGAGAGAATGCAGAGGCGATGGTGCCGGAGATTGAAGGGAGGAGAAAGTTTGGCGGGCCAATGGTGCATACAAGTTCGTATAAAAGCGGAGATGTGTACAGAGGGAAGAGAGTTTTGGTGGTTGGTTGTGGGAATTCAGGAATGGAGGTGTGTTTGGACCTCTGCAATCATAATGCTAGGCCTTCTCTTGTGGTCAGAGATTCA GTGCACATCCTACCACGACAGATGCTGGGGAAATCAACTTTTGGGCTGTCCATGTGGTTGCTCAAGTGGCTGCCCATGCGCCTTGTCGATCACCTCCTGCTGATCGTGTCTCGGTTCATGCTCGGTGACACGGCCAAATTCGGATTGGACCGCCCTAAATTGGGTCCCCTTGAACTCAAAAACTTGTCCGGAAAGACGCCGGTGTTGGATGTAGGGACACTTGCTAAGATCAAAAGTGGAGACATTAAG ATATGTCCAGGCATCAGGCAACTGAAGTGTCATGCTGTGGAGTTTGTTGATGGAAGAACTGAGAATTTTGATGCTATAATCTTTGCAACTGGTTACAAAAGCAATGTACCATTTTGGCTAAAG GAGAGAGATTTGTTTTCAGAGAAAGATGGGCTACCTCGGAGGCCATTTCCAAATGGTTGGAAAGGCAATTGTGGGCTATATGCAGTGGGGTTCACTAAGCGCGGCCTGCTTGGCGCATCAATGGACGCCAAACGAATCTCAGAAGACATTGAACGGTGTTGGAAAGCTGATGCAAAACGTCTTACAGTGAAATCACATACATGA